DNA from Rhizobacter sp. J219:
GGCACGATCGCGCGCAGCGAGACACCGCATCGCCTGTTCGCGCTGGTGGGCTTCGCGCTCGGCGTGTTCGGCATCGTGTTTCTCGGCGCCACGCCGCAGGTGGTGGCAGCGGCGGGCGGGCATGCGCTCTTCATCGTCTTTGGCGGCGTGATGGTGGTGGCCACCCTCGTCTGCGCGGCGTTCTTTCCGTCACCTGACGCCACGGCCGCCCAGCCCGAAGCAGGCCGGCAGCGCATCGCCGCCTCGGTGTGGTTCGGCATCGCCGGCGTGAGCGCGATGGCGCTGGTGCAGGCGATGAGCTTCAGCTTCCTGGAGCGCGCCGGCGCCGACCAGGGCTTCGCGGTGGGGGCGGTGACGGCCGTGCTCGTCGCCGCCGGGATCGTGAACCTGCTGCCCGCGCCGCTGGCCGCGCTGCTGGAGAAACGCCTCCCCGCGCGCAGCGTCCTGCTGGCCGGGCCGGTGCTGCAGGCCGCGCTCGTGATGACGATCATGAATGCCACCACCTTCGCACCCTATGCCACCGCCGGCGCGCTGCTGGTGGCGGTGATGGTCTTCACCCACACCTTTGCCTTCGGCCTTCTGGCCCGGCTCGAACCCACCGGGCGTGCGCTGGCCGCCACACCCGCCATGCTGATGGTGGGCGCCGCCATCGGGCCGGTGCTCGGCGGCACGCTCGTCAAGGCCTCGGGCTACGCGAGCCTCGGCTATGCCGCCGCCGCCATCGCCCTCATCGCGGTCGCGTGCATGAGCCAGCTCCCGAAACCCTCGGTGGCGCTGCCGGTGCGCAAGCCCGCGACGTGACCCGCGCATTGCCGAACCACCCCCCTCCCACGATGGCCATGACCCCACCCAGACGCCGCTTCGTCGACCTCTCGATCTACCTCGAGAACGACGTCCTGTCCGACCCGCCGCCGCTCGCGCCGAAGATCACCTACCAGAAGCACGCCGACACGCTGCCCGAGTTCATGGCGATGATCCCCGGTACGAAGCCGGAGGACTATCCCGACGGTGAAGCAGCCGCCGCCGAGTGGGTGACGCTCACCACGCACAACGGCACGCACCTCGATGCGCCCTGGCACTTCCATTCCACGCAGGACGCAAAGAACGGCGGCGCGCGACCCTCCATCACCATCGACCAGGTGCCGCTCGAATGGTGCTTCCAGTCGGGCGTGAAGCTCGACTTCCGCCACTTCCCCGATGGCTACGTCGCCACCGCGGCCGATGTCGAAGCCGAGTCCACACGCATCGGCCACACGCTGCAGCCGCTGGACATCGTGGTGGTCAACACCCGCGCCGGTTCCCGCTACGGCCACAACGACTACCTCGGTGCCGGCTGTGGCATGGGCTACGAGGCCACGATGTACCTGCTGGAGCGCGGCGTGCGGCTGACCGGCACCGACGCCTGGAGCTGGGACGCGCCCTTCTCGTACACCGCGAAGCGCGTGGCCGAGACGGGCAACAAGGCACTGATCTGGGAGGGCCACAAGGCCGGCCGCGACATCGGCTACTGCCACCTGGAGAAGCTGCACAACCTGGAGGCGCTGCCGCCGCACGGTTTCACGATCAGCTGCTTCCCGCACAAGATCCGCGGTGCCTCGGCGGGCTGGACGCGTGCGGTCGCTATCTTCGAGGACTGACGACATGAGCTTCCCACCCATCCACCGCGTCGTCACGGGCCATGACGGCGACGGCCAGGGGATCGTCATCAGCGATGGCCCGCTGCCCACCGTCGCTGAGATCAAGGCCATCCCGGGCACCGTCTTCCATGAAGTCTGGAGCACCCAGGGCGCGCCGGCACGCGTC
Protein-coding regions in this window:
- a CDS encoding cyclase family protein, with the protein product MTPPRRRFVDLSIYLENDVLSDPPPLAPKITYQKHADTLPEFMAMIPGTKPEDYPDGEAAAAEWVTLTTHNGTHLDAPWHFHSTQDAKNGGARPSITIDQVPLEWCFQSGVKLDFRHFPDGYVATAADVEAESTRIGHTLQPLDIVVVNTRAGSRYGHNDYLGAGCGMGYEATMYLLERGVRLTGTDAWSWDAPFSYTAKRVAETGNKALIWEGHKAGRDIGYCHLEKLHNLEALPPHGFTISCFPHKIRGASAGWTRAVAIFED
- a CDS encoding MFS transporter; amino-acid sequence: MNRNHPRRGRIALMVAHCAGMVDLVALPVWVGTLISRFKLDPQQAGALATLFLAGAVAASLFVAPRVGRLPVRWVATAGYAVSAIAFFCLAMSTSFGGMAALHVLAGLSAGSALSVTHGTIARSETPHRLFALVGFALGVFGIVFLGATPQVVAAAGGHALFIVFGGVMVVATLVCAAFFPSPDATAAQPEAGRQRIAASVWFGIAGVSAMALVQAMSFSFLERAGADQGFAVGAVTAVLVAAGIVNLLPAPLAALLEKRLPARSVLLAGPVLQAALVMTIMNATTFAPYATAGALLVAVMVFTHTFAFGLLARLEPTGRALAATPAMLMVGAAIGPVLGGTLVKASGYASLGYAAAAIALIAVACMSQLPKPSVALPVRKPAT